The Spea bombifrons isolate aSpeBom1 chromosome 4, aSpeBom1.2.pri, whole genome shotgun sequence genome segment TAAATATCAAACCACTAAAGTCCTCCGCGACGGGGAAATCTATTCATTCAGAAGGAGATATAATGAGGGGAccaagggaagaaagaaaggaaaaaagcgATGTATGAAACGAGTAGGGATCACGTGATCGGTaaaatgtgtgatatatatatatatatatatatacatccagaGCCGCCCGGTGACACCCTCTACACGATCCATACATACTGGAGATAAAGTAGAAATAGTGATACTGGAGCAATGCTTTAAAAGtggccttatcaccatagtaactaGTACAGcacttactttactgagagggggtggataagtggaacagaatcccagcagaagtggtagagggtaatacagtgaggggattaaacatgcctgggacagacatacggctcctgaatctaagacgagaccaacgactgattaaggtttgagtctttacagcaggagaaacgggcgactagacgggggccggatggggttACACGCAtggggtgtgtatgtatgttgtgttttacATGCGtggggtgtgtatgtatgttgtgttttacATGCGtggggtgtgtatgtatgttgtgtgttACATGCAtggggtgtgtatgtatgttgtgtgttACATGAGTGGGGTGTGTATGCATGTTGTGTGTTACACGCATGGTGTGTATGCATGTTGTGTGTTACACACGTgggctgtgtatgtatgttgtgtgttACACGCGTGGGGCGCAGGtattgttaaccctttgtgttcgAGGTCTCTCACCATGATGCACAGAGCTCAGGGGTTCCTCTTCGTTCTGAGACGCGTCCCGTTGTCACAGCAACCAGTGGGTGGTGTAGTCCGTGACGTCACTACTGTGCGCGGTGCTGTTGCCGGAAGTTGGGCGGAGGTGAGAGTCGGGGTCACGGACAAAACAACGGGAGCGGAGCTTCACAACTGCCCCATTACCCCATGTCAGCGGGCGGGACCTCAGGGGCCCCGCTAAACATACCCCTAGTGTCAGGAGCCAATACCCATAAGGCACCGCTGGGTATACGCCCAGTATCAGGGGCCAGTCCCTTGGGGCCCGCGGAGTGTACTCCTCATGTCAGGGGCCAGTCCCTTGGGGCCCGCGGAGTGTACAGCTCATGTCAGGGGCCAGTCCCTTGGGGCCCGCGGAGTGTACAGCTCATGTCAGGGGCCAGTCCCCTGGGGCCCGCGGAGTGTACAGCTCATGTCAGGGGCCAGTCCACTGGGGCCCGCGGAGTGTACAGCTCATGTCAGGGGCCAGTCCCCTGGGGCCCGCGGAGTGTACAGCTCATGTCAGGGGCCAGTCCCTTGGGGCCCGCGGAGTGTACAGCTCATGTCAGGGGCCAGTCCCTTGGGGCCCGCGGAGTGTACAGCTCATGTCAGGGGCCAGTCCCCTGGGGCCCGCGGAGTGTACTCCTCATGTCAGGGGCCAGTCCCTTGGGGCCCGCGGAGTGTACTCCTCATGTCAGGGGCCAGTCCCTTGGGGCCCGCGGAGTGTACTCCTCATGTCAGGGGCCAGTCCCTTGGGGCCAGCGGAGTGTACTCCTCATGTCAGGGGCCAGTCCCTTGGGGCCCGCGGAGTGTACACACTGCAGTGTCTGGTGCTGGGTGTAGGACCGAACGGGCAAATATAAGTGTATTTTACCCCTGGTGTAGATCCGCGCTGAGCGGGTTCTTATTGAAACTCTTAATATCAGAGAATCAGTTATTATAAAAGGGTCTCTTTTCCCcaaattgtacattttgtaaatacccCAATACCCCCCACAGGGTTTGTTTCACGAGGAAccaaaaatgtgttctttttttatgttttagggtACGATGTGCTAAGGAGGGGGTCTGCCGGCGATTTGCGGAATGGCCAATCCTTTAAGAGGAGAAGTGGTGaagctttataaaaatgtaagtgccttttttaagttttcattaaccccttcatgaccgaCGACGAACTAAGGGCTTCATGAAAAATAATGTCCCTAGAGGACCAGTGACGCACCTGGTACATCACAGGTTAAAAAAAGGGTCCCATGTCGCAGCCAATGTGGGGTCATCATTGAAGCTGACCTCTCCGTGACCAATGCGGGGCCCGTCTAAAGCAGATCCCCTGCGGGTGATCACTGCagtagccaatcacatgcatcgATAAAGTCAGATGACTCTCTGTTGCCTGTtgcctttaattattattttcctgaGTCTTACGAGGATAAAaactttgagttttttttttaacaaaccaaAATCTGTATGTTTTAAGCTGCTGTTCCTCGGGCGGGAATACCCCAAAGGCGAGGACTACTTCAAAGAGCGGCTGAAAAACGCCTTCATGAAAAACAAGGATGTGAGAGATcctgaaaaaataaaggaaCTTCTCGCTCGGGGAGAGTTTGTCGTCAAGGAGATCGAAGCTTTATATTATCTGAGGAAGTACAGAGCCATGAAGCAGAGATACTACGAAGACGACCAGAACTTGTGACATCACCGAAACGGGGCGAAAAGATGGGCTTTAAGATAACGAAAACGATCAAAATCATCGAGATGCCGGGAGACGGCGGCCGTGGGCTACACACGAAAACGCGCAGCTTTATAGGTGCTGTGCctgctttttaaattaaaaaaaacatgagtttAGTGACTggtgttaccatggtaacagatCTGTTCATACTGTTCAAGCCTGTTTGTACATCATGTGACACAGCAGGATCCATTGAAATGTCGACGTGCGCCGGTAAGAGGAAAGCAGACTGTATAcggtcccaataaactccctttatctgcagacctggagccgccgtcagtcatgtgatattttgggtgactttcccggctcaaacaccacactgagctgacgctttatggcgatgccaatgaagtccgttcctccatagactttcattagtcagagagtcaggttgggtgattaagaccgagccattctattgtttcccgcaggcagtatgataaggagtcaggcgtttgtctagtagatcagggatcagataacagagcgagatgaaaacatattatgcgacgactgattaaggtctgggtctttacagcaggagaaacgggcgactagacggggctgATCTGCTACATGGCGTGCGTCGGTTTACAAAGAATAAATCCCGGTCACCATAACtcatttattacattacaataaATAGGAGCATTGCACAGTTAAGGACAAAAGTAAAATGACAAAGTAATGTCGCACACCGAAGATACTCCTATTAAATACGAAACAATTAATTCAGTGGTCGTTTTAAAGTGTAGTTAATTTTGTCAACGTCCTTATTGTGTTCAGCACAACCGGCACGTATCAAAccgctaaaaaaagaaaataaaagcacaacATACAAAATGTGCATGTTTCTATACAAAAATAGTTACAATACATTCCAGGTAAACATGTTACATTATCCGTCCCCGGCGCAGGACACGCGCAGCACGTAACGCGACGCTCGCCAAGCCGGAGGACTCGACGTTAAGACAACAGTATGGGATTGGCTGGCCGGGCGTCTATATACAGGACAGGGAAGCTGCAGCAAAGCACTGGGGGGCTGGAGCTTTAACAGAATACGGTGAAAAAGCCGATTCCCAGGGTAATTAAAGAGCAGCTCTACGTGCCAGAGGGGGTATTTAACCCCCACCCTGAGAACCACACGCTGTACTGAAGCTTCAGGCCCCTGCTGTTTGCCCCTTTGGATGAAAGGCATGAGGAGCGGGGCATCTGATTCAGGATACCCCATCGGGCACAATTTAAGGAAGCGTGGAGAACTAGACACAAAACTACTGCCGGGAAAAGGACACAGCGGGCGAGCGGCTCTACTACCACCGAAAACACTTTATAGACTACAGCCCCCGGTAACAGCACCCCGCTCCTATAGTGCATGCGCGTCAACATCCGTAGGCCAGGAGAACATTGCAGCCATAGTGCCCGTCCCGTACCCACTGATCCTGTACACTTTTGGCATAGGGGGGCATCCTTTGTACAAGATGCTAATTAGACTGAAAATAACccctttttgtttaattttgctCTGTTCTGGGGTAATGTGTCGGTGCGGCTCCGCAGGGGGTAGCTCTGCTGTGTTGCCCCCCATCCCCGTTCCTGGGGTAAGAGAAGAATGCTAAAGCTTTGCATTCAAATTGCATGGAAGACATgatcaaacccccccccccccaaatacacctggttattctttaaaaagcacaaaCGCTCACTTTACCTCAATCTGAGCTTTACTTATTTTTGAGGTAGGACACGCGGCGGCAAAAATATTAGGTAAATGCCCCAAAGATCCGGGGAATtcacccaaaaataaaaaagcatttgatGCATCAGGCGCTTCTCCCGCTGAACCATTTGGGGTTTATGATCCCAGCACCTGTTCCACCTTCCCACCCCCCCCTGGGTGAAACGGGGGGGCTGAATCTGTAGAGCGGGGGGGGTCTCCTCGTACAGACCTGATCTGGCTGACACTTTCAGGCAGccccaactcccatcactctcggGCAAGGTTTATAAATGTAGATCTATGCAGAAATCTAAACGACCGTTACATTGTATTAAAGAATAGAAGCCATTTATAACGACCGCCGGGAAGGGAAGGAGGGAGAGCAGACAGGAGGAGGGGTTTTTGTTGTAAAATAATCTTTTATACCCCTCTCTCGGTAACCGGTAACTCACTCGACAAACCCCGACACCAAGAGTGAAaatataagggggggggggggttggtttcTTTTTGTTGGTTTTCTAAGCTCAAACGGTCACTCGCTCCTCCATTAAAACTATTGCAAAGATTAGTGCAGCTCTGTGTCTTCGCCCCGTGTCCGGGGTTAGAGTTATACGATTATTTTAAACCCCTGCGCAAGAAAATAAAACGCTGTCAGTTCCTAGAAACGAGGAGTTAAAAGACATCCGTGCCAAACGCCACAAGCACGTTATTCAGATAGCACCATCTCCATTACGTCACATTGTGGGAATGGGTTTCAGTTTCGGTGGAAAGACCCTTAAACGGtcgtccggggggggggggcggtttgCAGAAACGCTCTTAAAACACATCCATCCCTCCATTTAGAAACGGCTCTTCTTTAGGCTGCAAAAAAACTTCGTCTCGGGGGATGACCACGGACATCGACGGCCGACCGCCAGGACGCGGGGATGAACGTCTCTCCAGTATCTACCTCGGCCCACGAGCTGCAGGTCCCGGAGCCACGGCGTCTTCATTCAGAAAATGGAATACTGGCACGAAAAAGGATTATTTTCCCCACCGCAAAACAGAGGgggttttttgtgtgtaaagCAGAAGCCACAGAGGTCCCATGATGTAAAGCGATCAAAAAGCAAAAACGCTAATAATTTAGTGTGATGTACAAAAATATCACGGTTCTGCATGCCTagaacaaggggggggggctgggaaCTATTCACAGAATCGTACACTTTGGCTTggactttttcttcttctttttgccGTCCTTGCTCATTTTCTCCTTGTGTTTCCGGATTTCTCGGACTAAAGTGTAGAAAGCATCATCCACACCCTGAAAAAGGAGACAAAAGAGTGTGAGCTGACTGACCCAATAGTCAAATAATATCCCCCAACCCAGGGAAGCCGTCACCTCCGGAGGGGCCCAGGTGACCATAGGCATCAGGCGTGGCCCGAGCAGGCAGCCCTTGCTGGATCACTTTTCCCCCTCCTGTGTTTCCTATATCGGGTTCTAAACCCTTCCATAAAGTAATATGCTCACCGACGGGTAAAGGGAAGTTTCTATACGTTATAAATGGTCCATCCCTGGTGAGCctctggccctgtatgatgtatagttaagtcGGCTAAACTGTTAAATTATACTTGGCCAATTGATCGCTTTCCGCTGAGAACCTTGCCAGTGTTATCTCATCacttagcgaataaaccccttACAGTCCCACCTGCATCGCACAAACAGGCATTACGTTTCTGGAGGTACACGGCCCCCGTCGTTAGGGCCACGCCACTTACCCCGTCACATTACAaggcattttttaattttcacacaGCCTGGAGTCTTTTCTTCTTTGCTGATCTTTTTCAATCTGTGCTGCCGGATTTCCCGCACCAGGGTATAAAAAGCATCCTCCACTCTCTGCATCGTAAAACACAACGCCTTTAACGGTTGGGCTCCGGGGCACAAAGGCATCCGCTCGCTATTCCGAGTTCCCACAGCGTATGAGGGGCATTGGGAAAGAGTTCGGGCCATGGGGGGGCACAACTGACCTCTCATCGAGCCCCATGACTACATTACAATCCCCTCGGTCACACAGGGTGGCTTTTAGGAACCTCAGTAGTAACATTTATGACCACGAGGTGCATAACCCCCCCACGCAATTATAGAAAACAAATAGTGAggatttatttggggggggccATATGTGGGGGCAGCAGTGAACGATTTAATCGTAGAACTTTATATATAATCAGTCAGCTTGGGGGTCGATCGTCAGACTTTAGTGAAAGCTCAATTTTTCAGGTTATAGAAGATTGATAAGCGAGGCCGCAGCGCGGAATTTCATTGGATACAAGAAGCGAGAGATTGTTTTATCAATGCAGAGAAGGAGAGGATCCCATCACCAATCACGGCAAACAAGATGATCAGGTCAAGACATGCGCGCCTCAGACTCCAGGCTGTGATTTCAACATATCCCCCAATTTCTTTGACATCTGCGCACGCATTTGGCACAGTGCCCCTGCCATCGGGGCAGGTCGGATATACCCCGGACACACATTAGAACGAGACTGCAAGGGGGCACGTTTACAGCCAGAATCTGATCAACCTTTCACCAAGATTAGAATCACAGGTACGGAGGGGATTAAAGCAGGTGGGTTGTGAAGCAAGGTGTGGGGACGAGCAGAGCTGCCAGTTACGAGGTTTCATCTTCAGCAAAGAGAATTATTTAACTGAACCCAGCCGGCAGGGTCTTAGTACCCGGTACAAATCATCCTTCGCATGGATTCGGGAAATCAGAGCCAGAGATATGGAACCCGGAAACAAATCCCAAATACTACATCCGCTTCTGAAGATGAAAGCGTCGAGGCAGCTTATAACCTCCTTAAGAAATAACAGGCGTCGCGTTCCGCGTGGGAAGGGCTCAGCTTTACGCCCGCAGGGCTCTCGCTCCCGGGAGGTTTACCTGACGCGTCTTTGCCGACGTTTCGATAAACGGAATCCCGTAGCTCCTCGCCAGGTCCTGGGCTTGCTTCGTGTCTACGGTCCGGGACGGCAGGTCGCATTTGTTGCCGACTAAAACCATCGGGACATCCTCAGAGTCTTTAACTCTCTTTATTTGTTCtctaaaaaggataaaaaaacaacaattcttGTCAATGAACCGAGAGCCTCGATACTCCACAGTATAACGTGATGGGGGGGGCTCGCATTAACCCTACCTATAGTTATGGATGTCCTCGAAGGACTTGGTATTATTGATGGCGAATACACACAGAAAGCCTTCTCCTGTCCTCATGTACTGATCTCTCATGGCGCTGTACTCCTCTTGACCTGCGGTATCCAGAATATCCAGGAGGCAGGTCTCGCCGTCAATAACCACCTGCTTTCGGTAGGAGTCCTACAgagaaagaaaatcaaatatatgAAGGAGTCGCAGATTCTAGAGGACAGAATCGGGCAGAAAGACCCGTCTGATAGACAGACGTTTccgacagatatagacagaggTCTCCGATGTATAAGAGCAAAATAACAGGTTTttcctcagccaatcagatgaGGACGGCGATCCATATTATCCTTTAAGGTACAGCTTCTTAAACAAAATACTATTCATGCGGTAACCACAGAGCGAGCTTTGTCGAGCGCCACATTTAGCGGACATGGCGTATTTAGAGCGGGCAGCCGCCCTCCGCTCGCAGTCTCACCTCGATGGTGGGATCATACTCGTCCACGAAGTGATTCTGAATTAGCTGGATTGTCAGGGCGCTCTTCCCGACGCCTCCAGCTCCAACCACCACCAGCTTGTACTCTGTCATTTTCTAGAAAAATCTGAAAAGATAAATAGGAAGAAGTCAACAAGGTCCCGTCCCAGAGACTATTCCGGAAGCAGACACCAAACCACACGGACTCCACCAAACCGCCACCTGCTTCGTATATAGCAGCCTACGGACGGTAACCTATAATAACGTACCATCTCCTGCGGGTCCCAAAACCTCTGCCCCCCACACAACGGTGCAAGTGTCTATTATACCCCCCCGCAGGTGCAAGTTCTGGTCCCCGACGCATTCACCCTCATCACGGGGAGACCCTGAATTTGGGGAATTAAACGGGCGGCGCGGAAAGTCTAACGCCGGGCCGAACGGAATCAGCAGCTTAATCCAAAGGAACGGATGAACGCGAGACGTCACCGCATGACCCTCGATCCATCCACCCGAATCCGGTTAGCAGAAGGTCAAAGTCTGCGAGCCGTTCACCTGCCGAGAGCCGCGCAGGGCCACGTGATCCACTAACTCATCACAGTGCGTGAACtccactgtccctttaaacgccCCAGGGGGTGACGAGCACCTAAGGGTCTCCTCTTAATGGCGTCACCGTCCCTTTAAACACCCCAGGGGGTCCCCGAGTGCCTAGGGGTCTCCTCTTAAAGCCGTCACCATCCCTTCACATGCCCCGGCATGCCGAGTGCCTacgggtctccctcttcttaaCGCCGTCACAGTTCAGCCCGGAGAACGTTCTTGCAGTTACAAAGCTAAACTTTTCCGCTGTTGGGATCAGAATTCTCTCCATCGAGCTGGAAAAACCCAAGCGAGGTCCGGCCCGAGGTCCCAGTCAGGGGTCCGATAAGGAAGCATTTTATTGGCCACCAGCGTAAACCTATAGCCCATGGCACCGGGACCCCCGATACATTAGAAGCAGACACCTGCGCTCAGGTAACAATCATTATTAGCAGATACTTCAAACCCAGCCTGAGCCTCGCGTAACGATTACTAAACCCGATCCGAACTAAGGAGAAAGTTACACATTTACAGCGCAGGCTTCCCAAGAAACTAAGGCGGAATGTGCAGAGCCGAAGCGACTATCccaacacaaagggttaaatattccACAGGGGCCCCATCAGTGCAAAGCAACACTTAAACCACCAATTATCCTGCAATACAGGGGCCTATGGGCTGAGCGTAGGCGGTGTATATAACCCCAGCCCCCACCCGCAAGACTCAGGTAGGGGTTTTAAGCCTGGATTATCTGCCCCAAAGTCGTTACCCCTCGACAGACGCAGCCAACTCTCGGCAACTTACAAACCGTCGCCGTGTGCGTCAGAAGTCTGCCGTCAACCAGGCCCTTCAGATCCACCTGTAGCTGCCGGCAGCCCCGACAGGACCCACGCCAGTCAGGTGCACGGGGTGTGGTAACCGGTTCCACAACCTCGCACGCACATCACATTCAGAAAAATAGTGCGAGTCGGGGGTATTAAAGCTGCCCCCACCGACACGGTTCTggggtgaaataaataaaaagccagAAATCCGCCCCCCCCAGCTATATAGAGTGTCACAGAGCCAGATGCCCCTTCGTTGGAACACATTCAGGCACTTTCACCGCTTCTAAACCCCTGGCCCGTGTTTAAAGGTCAAGGACGCACGTCTTGCACTAATTGTTGGTGAAACACTGTTCAGGAATGAGACTCAAGTGACCTCGCCAAGTTTACGGGACAGAATCTAATTATGCAAAGTAAAGGTCATCTTAATATTGAGAGACCAAATGAGCCATTGTCTCAGATCAGCTTGCAGCGCTTCAGTTTTTAAGAGCGAGCGTGCGCAGAAAGGGCCGCTTTCAAGTTCGTGATATTATGGTTCCTGGTCACGCGGGGGCCACACTCGGGGTCCCAAGAAGACGGAGCCAACGCCAACAGATGCACAGCACTCGGCAGAAACTCAGAAATCTGACTGCGCCAGAGAGCAGAACCCGCGACGGGGTAACCGCGCCACCAATACAGAGAGGTCATGTGTGGCCCCGAGGTGCCCCCCGTGTTACGCGTCGGCAACACCTGAGCTAGGATGCTTCTTGCTACAAGTGAGCGTTTTTGAAGTCAGAAAGAGTCGGTGAAAACACGCCAATTCTCCCACGATggttatatgacatcataacataaCCACGTGAGCTTCCACCTCATAAACCGCGGCGTTTCCAGATCTTTCCGCCGGTGGACAGACGAGCAGAACTATAGCGGTGGGAACCTCTCTTCTCATTGAGGAAGCCCCCCGACTCCAAGCCCCACAAAGGTGACAAGAAACACCGATCCAGAGAACCCCCGAGGGGTAAAATCCAAGGCTAGGGGGCAGCCAGAGGAGGCCACGATTCGTTACCAGACTTCCTACTAAACGTCTACGTTTAAAAGCCCCGGTGAGAGCAGATCTACAGCAGAGAGGCCTGTGGCCTAGGGCCCCAAGGGTCGATGAACGTTAAGCCTCCGCTATGTGATTACAGAGGATAGAGAAGCCCAAGGAACCAGAACTGCAATCCCCAGCACCCCCACCTAGAGCCACTCAACCCAGCACCCCCCCATGAAGGGCAGAAGACCCCCCACGCAAACCAGGCCCCTGCCCCTCACCCCTCTCAACCCAGTCCCCTGCCCCTCAGCTTTCCAAAGGCAGGGGAACCCCCACTCAACCAAGGCCCCCCAATGAAGGGGGGGACCCCCACTCAACCCTGTCCCTCACCAGGCAAGGGAACCTCCCTCAACCCAGTCCCCTCACGGGGCAAAGGAACCCCAACTCAATCCCCGCTTAGGGTTGAGGAGATGGGGAACCCCCACAGCTCAGGCCCTCGCGAATCATCCCCGCAAAAGGCAAGGGAACTCGACAAAGGCCAGGCCCCTCACCATAAGCCACCCCCAGAATCACGGCCCCCGGGCCACGCACACCCAGCGCCCACTCACCTGCTTCCTGGAAAGCGGCTCACGGCTGCATCCCGGTAATACGCCCCGACCGGGGAGGCTGGATGCCGCGGGAAAATGGAAAAGGTTAGCCCGGTGCTCAGGCAGAGAGTGAGCGGGTTCGGCCGGTGTGTGTATTCAGTGCAGGCCGCCTTACCCGGGTTGAGCACACAGAGCAAAGCGCGCAGCCGGAGCCTCCCAGGGGCTCTTTAAATACGATCTATAAATAAGACGGGACCTTTGTGCTGACGTCACGCCCAGCTGGCTCACTCATTGGACAGCAGCGGGGTCGAGAACGGAAAAGTCACGCCTATACCATAAGGCACGCCCAATATCACCGCCCTACGGTGTCGTCACTCAACGTCAGTCAAACGGCTGAGGGGCGGGCGAGgtcggggccgatctgctgcgTTACCTCAGAGGGTTAAATCACGGTATTGCCTCACAGTAGAGGGGCAAAAAGTGTTAAACCGCACTATTACCCCACAGACGTgaaacagaaagggttaaaacgcaAAATTACCTCACAGCAGTGGGACAGAGACGGGTAAATCACAGCATTTCCTCAGAGTATGAAACAGAAAGGGTTTACCCAC includes the following:
- the ETFRF1 gene encoding electron transfer flavoprotein regulatory factor 1 isoform X2 is translated as MANPLRGEVVKLYKNLLFLGREYPKGEDYFKERLKNAFMKNKDVRDPEKIKELLARGEFVVKEIEALYYLRKYRAMKQRYYEDDQNV
- the ETFRF1 gene encoding electron transfer flavoprotein regulatory factor 1 isoform X1; the protein is MANPLRGEVVKLYKNLLFLGREYPKGEDYFKERLKNAFMKNKDVRDPEKIKELLARGEFVVKEIEALYYLRKYRAMKQRYYEDDQNL
- the KRAS gene encoding GTPase KRas isoform X3; translated protein: MTEYKLVVVGAGGVGKSALTIQLIQNHFVDEYDPTIEDSYRKQVVIDGETCLLDILDTAGQEEYSAMRDQYMRTGEGFLCVFAINNTKSFEDIHNYREQIKRVKDSEDVPMVLVGNKCDLPSRTVDTKQAQDLARSYGIPFIETSAKTRQRVEDAFYTLVREIRQHRLKKISKEEKTPGCVKIKKCLVMGVDDAFYTLVREIRKHKEKMSKDGKKKKKKSKPKCTIL
- the KRAS gene encoding GTPase KRas isoform X2, whose protein sequence is MTEYKLVVVGAGGVGKSALTIQLIQNHFVDEYDPTIEDSYRKQVVIDGETCLLDILDTAGQEEYSAMRDQYMRTGEGFLCVFAINNTKSFEDIHNYREQIKRVKDSEDVPMVLVGNKCDLPSRTVDTKQAQDLARSYGIPFIETSAKTRQGVDDAFYTLVREIRKHKEKMSKDGKKKKKKSKPKCTIL
- the KRAS gene encoding GTPase KRas isoform X1, with product MTEYKLVVVGAGGVGKSALTIQLIQNHFVDEYDPTIEDSYRKQVVIDGETCLLDILDTAGQEEYSAMRDQYMRTGEGFLCVFAINNTKSFEDIHNYREQIKRVKDSEDVPMVLVGNKCDLPSRTVDTKQAQDLARSYGIPFIETSAKTRQRVEDAFYTLVREIRQHRLKKISKEEKTPGCVKIKKCLVM